The Miscanthus floridulus cultivar M001 chromosome 7, ASM1932011v1, whole genome shotgun sequence genome includes a region encoding these proteins:
- the LOC136465405 gene encoding uncharacterized protein, with protein MDTDASNHMSRSKAAFADLGTGVIGPVKFGDGSIARIEGSGTVLFTYKNGEHRSLPNVYYLSRLTANIISIGQLDEGGFQVLVEEGVMRVRDEERRLLARIPRSPGQLYVLDVTIARAVCLATRHDDVAWTWHARFGHINFAALRKMAREGLVRGLPLLR; from the coding sequence ATGGACACCGACGCCTCCAATCACATGTCCAGGTCCAAGGCTGCCTTCGCCGACCTCGGCACCGGCGTCATCGGCCCCGTCAAGTTCGGCGACGGCTCCATCGCGCGGATCGAAGGGAGCGGCACCGTGCTTTTCACCTACAAGAACGGGGAGCACCGATCGCTCCCCAACGTCTACTATCTGTCGCGCCTCACCGCCAACATCATCTCCATCGGCCAGCTCGACGAAGGTGGCTTCCAAGTGCTCGTGGAGGAAGGCGTGATGCGTGTACGGGATGAGGAGCGCCGCCTGCTCGCGAGGATCCCACGGAGTCCAGGCCAACTGTACGTGCTCGACGTCACCATAGCACGGGCAGTCTGCCTGGCCACGCGCCACGACGATGTAGCCTGGACGTGGCATGCACGGTTCGGCCACATCAACTTCGCCGCGCTCCGGAAGATGGCGCGCGAAGGGCTGGTCCGTGGCCTGCCCCTGCTCAGATAG